The genomic DNA GTGCAAAGGAAATTTCACGAGCCGCATTCAGAAGCGGGAAGGTTGCACGTTCTGCTAACATTGGCCCTAACACCGATAATTTAAATATTTTTATGACTGCTAACAGTAAACCAGTAGAGATAACTGCAGCTACGCTTACTTTTGATACGTGTTGAAATTTATGGGTTAAAGCCATAATTGTTGTGAGAACGATTGCTTCACCAAAAGGGAAACCTATTAGACCAGGAAATAGGGCCTCTATAACTCGTCCAAATCCTTCGGGTAGTATGGGCTGAAGATTTGAGAATAGAACATCACCCCCTGCTAACAAAAAGATACATGTAGCAACTAGAAATAAGGCGATATAAGGAACGAATGTTTCGGCAATACGACCAATTACTTCAGGTCCTAGATACACACCATAGATTACGACTAGCATAAAGATAATGCCTAACACTTCAATCGGTGTGGTTGGAAATATTGTTGTTATTAATAACTCAAGAAAATCCCTCAGTACACGGCAAGAGATATAAAAAAAATAAATAGCGTACACGATCGTAATTGGCACGGCAATATATCTTCCGAATAGTTGT from Anaerobacillus alkaliphilus includes the following:
- a CDS encoding GerAB/ArcD/ProY family transporter translates to MQAQFEKISLFQLYILIIIFQIGSAVVVGVAREAMQDAWIAILIASLIGAGIIFVYSFILSYNIGKNLFEIMGQLFGRYIAVPITIVYAIYFFYISCRVLRDFLELLITTIFPTTPIEVLGIIFMLVVIYGVYLGPEVIGRIAETFVPYIALFLVATCIFLLAGGDVLFSNLQPILPEGFGRVIEALFPGLIGFPFGEAIVLTTIMALTHKFQHVSKVSVAAVISTGLLLAVIKIFKLSVLGPMLAERATFPLLNAAREISFAQFIERIDPIVIFVMMLGIFIKVSLFFFGGVKALEYVFQVPYRYFCIPLGLSIAIFSILISANYAEHIEEGIRFVPMYMHMPLQIGIPTIVAIVVFWKKHSKKGGESNDKKNDEKVSLN